GAAAAAAGCAGGTGGAGATGGCTGAGTTCCAACACCTGGGAAAAGGGGATCGCCCTGGGTCTCGCGGCAATACTGTGGCTTGCCTTTGGATTTCAGACGGAAATCATCCGGCGGGATTTCGTTATCCCCGTCTCCTACCGGAACCTCCCGGCGGACTGGACCATTGAAAGCCAGGAACCGCGGGAGACAGCGGTATCATTCACGGGATCCAAGCAAGCCTTCGATCTTCTTGACACAGCCTCCCTGGGGATGCTTGTCGACATGTCGGCCGTTGTGGAGGGACAGCAGGTGATTCCCCTGAACAACCGCAGCATTGTACATCCTTCAAATCTCTCCGTGGCGGACATTCAGCCGCAGTCACTTGTTTTGACGGCCTATAAGCTTGTCCCCCGGGACGTCCCGATCCATGTTCCAACCTCGGGCGCCCTCGACGAAAACCTGGTACTGAAAGGTATCGACGTGTCCCCTGAAACGGTAAAAGTCCTGGCCACACGGCACAGCCCCTCTGATCTCCAGGTCAGCACCGAAGCGATTCAGTTGGACCCGATCAAGACAACCACGCGACTGTCACCTAAGATAATACAGCAGGGCAACCTGTCCTTTCCGGACAGAAGAATCCCGTCGGTGACGGTAACCGTCAGGGTGGAACCGAAAGCAAACCTGGAACAGGGCATTCAGTGATCAGAATCACCGGACTCCTGTTCCGGTTTTTCAGGCTCTTTCCGTTCCGCCGGATACCTCCGGTACCGTGCGGCATCGTGGATGAAGACCGTCGTCCCGGCCCGTTCAGCCAGAGTATCCGTCTCGACGGGTTTTTTCTTTTTGGTTATTCTCAAGGCTTCCGCATCGGAACCTATGTCCCAGTTGTCAAGATAGAATCGAACCCGGTGCCCCCGGGGCATGTGGAAGAGTTCCTTGACCAGCGCTTCCAGGGTTTGAACGGTGAAGTCCTCATCGGTATCCTTCTTCAGTGTTCCGTAAAAATAGGTTGTTTTCTGCGAACTGGACCATCTCAGAAGGGTCAGATTCACACCGTGTCTGACAAGAACCATCTTGACCCGCTGGTTCATTTCGTAGCGCGACCCCTTTGGATCATGCGCACGATTTGTGCGTTCAGCATATCGTTTTTCCGCCATCAGACACTCCTATTTCGAGAATTTCGCCACGAGAATCGTGTGGTCCGACGGTTTTTCCATCCTTCTCGGCTCAAGGTCTATACAACTTCCCTGCGATCGGGCCGCGAGAGGCGGGGTGGCGAGAATGTGGTCGACCCGCCAGCCCAGTTGACGATCCAGCGCGCCCGGAACCCGGTAATCAAAATACGTGAATTGTTTTTCGACACCCCGATTGTGCTTCCTGAATATGTCATCCAGCCCCCAGGCAAGCAGACGGTCAAACCGGTCCCAGACTTCCGGTGTAAAATCGACATGCCCCAGGAGACGTTTCGGGTCATGGACGTCGATTCCGTCCCGGGCGACATTGAGATCACCGCATAGAACAAGCGGTTCTTCCGGCGAAGCGCAGCGTTCAAGATATCGCACCAGGCGTTCAAACCACACAAGCTTGTAATCGAACTGGGGATGTTCCCGGTCCCTCCCCTGGGGGACATAAAGATTCAGAACCGTGACGCCGTCATCATAGGTTGCCTGAATGATACGATCTTCGTCAGGGGGACCGTCGTCATCGAAACCAAAGGAAACTGAAACCGGTTTGTCGAGACAGGCGATGGCCACGCCGTTATAGCGTTTAGCACCCCTGAAAATAACATGATATCCTGCTTTGCCGAATTCTTCGGAAGGAAAGGCTTCGTCGGCAACTTTCGTTTCCTGCAGACACAAAAAGCGGGGTCGATGCTTCTCAAGCCAGGGAAGAACGATGTGAAGACGGGCTCGAATCGAGTTGACGTTAAACGTTGCGACGCGAAAGGACTTCATGTTTTTTCTCCCGGCCGATTCTTTCCGTCACAGGCCGTACGGAATGTTTATAACGCAGTGGAATTTTTCTTTGTACCATCAGTGTGACATCAATGAAAGAAAAAACGCCGGCATGAAGCGGCTCCCGGAAAGGAAAATTCCTTGTTTTCCCCGGCAGGTGATAGTAAAAGTCCCGGGAAAAGACTGGATACGGTGGGAATCCTGACGGCCTCTCCCGTGCGGGTGGTACCGCGGGAGCATCTTCGTTTTCATGATCGAGTGACGAGGCCATCCCCTGTGAAGCCATGGGCACATTCAGACTTACAAAAACCATAGAATCGGATGGCGGTCGGCACCTGGGCGACGTTTTGTCGTCCCTGTCGGGGCTGTCCCGGGAACAGGTCGACGACGCCCTGCTCAAGGGCGCCCTGTGGTTTCAAAGACGGGGCCGGAAAGCATTCCGGCTGCGTGACCCGGGGTTCGAACTTCAGCGGGGAGACAGCCTGGAATTCCGGTATGATGAAGCCCTTCTCGGGCTCGTTCCCCCGCGGGCCCGGTGCGTGGCTGACGAACAACGGTACAGTGTCTGGTACAAACCCCCGGGTCTCCTGACCCAGGGAACCCGGTTCGGTGACCATTGTACCCTTCTGCGTCAGGCTGAACTCCATTTCCGTCCGCCCCGTCCCGCTCTTCCCGTCCATCGGCTTGACCGGGAGGCCGCTGGTCTCGTTCTCATCGCTCACGACAAAGGAGCCGCGGCCGCCCTGTCGGGCCTCCTCCGAAAAAATGCCGTCCGCAGGGAGTACCGGGCTATTCTTCGGGGAAACATCGGTCAGGAAGGAACCTGTGGAACCATAGACAGGCCCCTGGACGGCAAGCCCGCCGTGACGGAATTTCGAGTCATTGCCTGTGACGAAAAACGGCAGACTTCAGAAGTGGCGATCCTTCTCCGAACCGGTCGCCGCCACCAGATCCGCCGGCATTTTGACATGCTCGGCTTTCCTGTCATGGGAGACCCCCGGTACGGGCGGGGAAACAAAAACCGTGAGGGTCTCCAACTGGAGGCTTCTTCTTTGCAGTTCCAATGTCCCTTCACGGGCCATAGGAAGGACTATGTTGCGTGGCCTCGAAAAAAACCGCTTGATCCGTCAAACGCGACGGCTTTGTAAAAGATCTTTACGGCTCGGCGGCACACCCTGAAGAGCGAGACATCTTTCAGGAAGATTGATACCCTCCTCCATCTCCGTCCCGTCCGCTCGGGGGGGGTGTTTTCGAACCGCGCTCATCGAGAATCCGGCGGATGATCGATTCCTGTTCTTTGAGAATTTTGGATCCTCTGGTTATTTTGCACAGACTGATCCGATAGTCCGCCGCTATGCTCCGTTGTGTCCTGCCGGCATGGAGGTCCTTGAGAAGTTTCCATCGCAGGGCCAGCACATGGCGTTCTTTATCAGTCAATATTTCATGAAGAAAGCGCTCCATTTCGCCCACGTCAGTAATACCGGCGACTATTTCTACAAGTTCTTTCTCCGACATGATCATTCCCTGAAACCAGCGAACCAACCGGGCCATTCACAGGCACTCCCACCAGCAGGCCCCGCGGTCACACTGTAGTCCTGTGTCGCGCTCCATAGTTCCCCCGGACGGTATGGCGGCCGCGTACTCCACGGGGGGTTAATCCGAAGGATCAGCTATTACAATGCATTAGCATAAAGAATGC
This window of the Syntrophales bacterium genome carries:
- a CDS encoding diadenylate cyclase, with the translated sequence MKKTASRFVFFGIIILSVVYMVSRFFHMYLTEYVLRGFFAVFLIIMIIIFQEDLRRFFERLAIWRPRTAGSPMLNAPVEHLVTAIMRLARQRRGALIIIKGRDHLDRHIEGGIPLGGMISTALLESIFDTNSPGHDGAVIIDKDHVELFGCHLPLSKNSKKIGGMGLRHTAALGLSELTDALCIVVSEERGTISIAQAGSIHPLWNHELIKHEIETFYGSQSLRLPEKSRWRWLSSNTWEKGIALGLAAILWLAFGFQTEIIRRDFVIPVSYRNLPADWTIESQEPRETAVSFTGSKQAFDLLDTASLGMLVDMSAVVEGQQVIPLNNRSIVHPSNLSVADIQPQSLVLTAYKLVPRDVPIHVPTSGALDENLVLKGIDVSPETVKVLATRHSPSDLQVSTEAIQLDPIKTTTRLSPKIIQQGNLSFPDRRIPSVTVTVRVEPKANLEQGIQ
- the xth gene encoding exodeoxyribonuclease III, whose amino-acid sequence is MKSFRVATFNVNSIRARLHIVLPWLEKHRPRFLCLQETKVADEAFPSEEFGKAGYHVIFRGAKRYNGVAIACLDKPVSVSFGFDDDGPPDEDRIIQATYDDGVTVLNLYVPQGRDREHPQFDYKLVWFERLVRYLERCASPEEPLVLCGDLNVARDGIDVHDPKRLLGHVDFTPEVWDRFDRLLAWGLDDIFRKHNRGVEKQFTYFDYRVPGALDRQLGWRVDHILATPPLAARSQGSCIDLEPRRMEKPSDHTILVAKFSK
- a CDS encoding RluA family pseudouridine synthase; translated protein: MGTFRLTKTIESDGGRHLGDVLSSLSGLSREQVDDALLKGALWFQRRGRKAFRLRDPGFELQRGDSLEFRYDEALLGLVPPRARCVADEQRYSVWYKPPGLLTQGTRFGDHCTLLRQAELHFRPPRPALPVHRLDREAAGLVLIAHDKGAAAALSGLLRKNAVRREYRAILRGNIGQEGTCGTIDRPLDGKPAVTEFRVIACDEKRQTSEVAILLRTGRRHQIRRHFDMLGFPVMGDPRYGRGNKNREGLQLEASSLQFQCPFTGHRKDYVAWPRKKPLDPSNATAL
- a CDS encoding trp operon repressor, whose protein sequence is MSEKELVEIVAGITDVGEMERFLHEILTDKERHVLALRWKLLKDLHAGRTQRSIAADYRISLCKITRGSKILKEQESIIRRILDERGSKTPPPSGRDGDGGGYQSS